From one Musa acuminata AAA Group cultivar baxijiao chromosome BXJ2-6, Cavendish_Baxijiao_AAA, whole genome shotgun sequence genomic stretch:
- the LOC135614554 gene encoding probable peptide/nitrate transporter At3g43790 isoform X2: MPMSRICLTSSRGSHTSPRCHFSHQRPLDFCSIEWELDKTCLWSLQSTAIVLGVGLLWQWRNEPRPYWRRRRRRRTTRTAPAAGKTGGTSSIWGFLTASSSTCGSSPSAPIRDLDIAKREEDIGFYAGFVGSAFMLGRALTSILWGMVADRYGRRPVIMISLLAVIVFNTLFGLSTRYWMAIMTRSFLGFLSGLLGPIQAYASEVCRKEYQALGLSVVDTSWAMGLVFGPAIGGFLAQPAEKYPNIFSAECLFGRFPYFLPCLCISLFSVGALIACFWLPETLHMHGESKVEDEHINVLEALSNGSNLKGYRGETKQRRLFSDQSLLKNWLLMSSIIVYCIFGLQSTAYSEIFSLWSVSNKKYGGLSFSSQEVGMVLAISGISLLVYQLVLFPHIEKHLGPINLTRAVAALLIPLLASYPFMTKLSGFILKLSVNCASSLRSIFSSTITVGLNILQNNAVSQHQRGAANGMAVTALSLFKAFAPAGAGILFSWAQNHQGVSILPGDYIVFFVLDMVGVVGLLLTFKPFLAQPGKKKTTVNT, encoded by the exons ATGCCGATGTCACGAATTTGTCTGACGTCGAGTCGTGGGAGCCATACATCTCCTCGCTGCCACTTCAGCCATCAAAGGCCCTTGGACTTTTGTTCGATTGAATGGGAGCTAGATAAGACGTGTCTCTGGTCCTTGCAATCGACTGCAATCGTGTTGGGGGTCGGTCTGTTATGGCAATGGCGGAACGAGCCGCGCCCTTATTGGCGCCGTCGGAGGAGGCGACGCACCACGAGAACTGCCCCGGCTGCAGGCAAGACCGGCGGAACCAGCTCCATCTGGGGATTCCTTACCGCGAGTTCTTCTACGTGTGGATCGTCGCCCTCTGCTCCG ATACGTGACTTGGATATAGCCAAAAGAGAGGAAGATATTGGTTTTTATGCAGGTTTTGTTG GATCGGCATTTATGTTAGGAAGAGCTTTGACTTCGATACTCTGGGGAATGGTGGCTGATCGCTATGGAAGGAGACCAGTTATTATGATCAGTCTTCTTGCAGt AATTGTGTTTAATACGTTATTTGGGCTTAGCACAAGATACTGGATGGCAATCATGACAAGATCTTTTCTTGGTTTCTTAAGTGGATTGCTTGGTCCGATACAG GCTTATGCCTCGGAAGTCTGCCGAAAAGAGTATCAAGCTCTAGGATTGTCAGTT GTTGACACATCTTGGGCCATGGGTTTGGTTTTTGGTCCAGCTATTGGTGGTTTTCTCGCACAG CCTGCAGAGAAATATCCAAATATATTTTCCGCGGAGTGTTTGTTTGGGAG GTTTCCTTACTTCTTACCCTGCCTCTGCATTTCACTGTTTTCAGTTGGTGCATTGATAGCCTGCTTTTGGCTTCCT GAAACTCTGCACATGCATGGTGAAAGTAAAGTGGAGGATGAACATATTAATGTCCTGGAGGCATTATCAAATGGTTCTAACTTGAAAGGATACAGAGGAGAAACTAAACAGAGACGATTGTTTTCTGATCAAAGCTTATTAAAGAATTGGTTGTTGATGTCATCAATCATTGTTTATTGTATTTTTGGACTTCAAAGTACAGCATATTCTGAG ATTTTCTCTCTATGGTCTGTGAGCAATAAAAAATATGGAGGATTGAGCTTTTCATCTCAGGAGGTGGGAATGGTACTTGCAATCTCAG GTATCAGTCTTCTGGTTTATCAATTAGTTTTGTTCCCACATATTGAGAAACATCTAGGACCAATCAATTTAACCCGTGCGGTGGCG GCTTTGTTGATACCATTGCTTGCAAGCTACCCATTCATGACAAAGTTATCTGGATTTATTCTAAAACTGTCAGTAAATTGTGCATCTTCATTGAGGAGTATTTTCTCT TCAACCATCACTGTTGGATTGAACATTCTGCAGAACAATGCCGTG TCTCAACATCAAAGAGGTGCTGCAAATGGTATGGCTGTGACTGCTCTGTCCCTGTTTAAAGCTTTTGCTCCAGCAGGTGCAGGAATTTT GTTTTCATGGGCACAAAACCATCAAGGTGTTTCCATTTTACCAG GTGACTATATTGTTTTCTTCGTCTTAGACATGGTTGGGGTCGTTGGTCTCTTATTGACCTTCAAACCCTTTCTGGCTCAACCTGGTAAGAAGAAAACCACAGTAAACACATGA
- the LOC135614554 gene encoding probable peptide/nitrate transporter At3g43790 isoform X1 — translation MPMSRICLTSSRGSHTSPRCHFSHQRPLDFCSIEWELDKTCLWSLQSTAIVLGVGLLWQWRNEPRPYWRRRRRRRTTRTAPAAGKTGGTSSIWGFLTASSSTCGSSPSAPIRDLDIAKREEDIGFYAGFVGSAFMLGRALTSILWGMVADRYGRRPVIMISLLAVIVFNTLFGLSTRYWMAIMTRSFLGFLSGLLGPIQAYASEVCRKEYQALGLSVVDTSWAMGLVFGPAIGGFLAQPAEKYPNIFSAECLFGRFPYFLPCLCISLFSVGALIACFWLPETLHMHGESKVEDEHINVLEALSNGSNLKGYRGETKQRRLFSDQSLLKNWLLMSSIIVYCIFGLQSTAYSEIFSLWSVSNKKYGGLSFSSQEVGMVLAISGISLLVYQLVLFPHIEKHLGPINLTRAVAALLIPLLASYPFMTKLSGFILKLSVNCASSLRSIFSSTITVGLNILQNNAVSQHQRGAANGMAVTALSLFKAFAPAGAGILFSWAQNHQGVSILPACKLMHVGRYGKERRRCSHQYLHKGRHVFHHSAAGMLLHPSLSSLYHHHIFTDQGT, via the exons ATGCCGATGTCACGAATTTGTCTGACGTCGAGTCGTGGGAGCCATACATCTCCTCGCTGCCACTTCAGCCATCAAAGGCCCTTGGACTTTTGTTCGATTGAATGGGAGCTAGATAAGACGTGTCTCTGGTCCTTGCAATCGACTGCAATCGTGTTGGGGGTCGGTCTGTTATGGCAATGGCGGAACGAGCCGCGCCCTTATTGGCGCCGTCGGAGGAGGCGACGCACCACGAGAACTGCCCCGGCTGCAGGCAAGACCGGCGGAACCAGCTCCATCTGGGGATTCCTTACCGCGAGTTCTTCTACGTGTGGATCGTCGCCCTCTGCTCCG ATACGTGACTTGGATATAGCCAAAAGAGAGGAAGATATTGGTTTTTATGCAGGTTTTGTTG GATCGGCATTTATGTTAGGAAGAGCTTTGACTTCGATACTCTGGGGAATGGTGGCTGATCGCTATGGAAGGAGACCAGTTATTATGATCAGTCTTCTTGCAGt AATTGTGTTTAATACGTTATTTGGGCTTAGCACAAGATACTGGATGGCAATCATGACAAGATCTTTTCTTGGTTTCTTAAGTGGATTGCTTGGTCCGATACAG GCTTATGCCTCGGAAGTCTGCCGAAAAGAGTATCAAGCTCTAGGATTGTCAGTT GTTGACACATCTTGGGCCATGGGTTTGGTTTTTGGTCCAGCTATTGGTGGTTTTCTCGCACAG CCTGCAGAGAAATATCCAAATATATTTTCCGCGGAGTGTTTGTTTGGGAG GTTTCCTTACTTCTTACCCTGCCTCTGCATTTCACTGTTTTCAGTTGGTGCATTGATAGCCTGCTTTTGGCTTCCT GAAACTCTGCACATGCATGGTGAAAGTAAAGTGGAGGATGAACATATTAATGTCCTGGAGGCATTATCAAATGGTTCTAACTTGAAAGGATACAGAGGAGAAACTAAACAGAGACGATTGTTTTCTGATCAAAGCTTATTAAAGAATTGGTTGTTGATGTCATCAATCATTGTTTATTGTATTTTTGGACTTCAAAGTACAGCATATTCTGAG ATTTTCTCTCTATGGTCTGTGAGCAATAAAAAATATGGAGGATTGAGCTTTTCATCTCAGGAGGTGGGAATGGTACTTGCAATCTCAG GTATCAGTCTTCTGGTTTATCAATTAGTTTTGTTCCCACATATTGAGAAACATCTAGGACCAATCAATTTAACCCGTGCGGTGGCG GCTTTGTTGATACCATTGCTTGCAAGCTACCCATTCATGACAAAGTTATCTGGATTTATTCTAAAACTGTCAGTAAATTGTGCATCTTCATTGAGGAGTATTTTCTCT TCAACCATCACTGTTGGATTGAACATTCTGCAGAACAATGCCGTG TCTCAACATCAAAGAGGTGCTGCAAATGGTATGGCTGTGACTGCTCTGTCCCTGTTTAAAGCTTTTGCTCCAGCAGGTGCAGGAATTTT GTTTTCATGGGCACAAAACCATCAAGGTGTTTCCATTTTACCAG CGTGTAAGCTGATGCATGTTGGTCGATATGGCAAAGAACGGAGGAGATGTAGCCATCAGTATCTTCACAAAGGCAGGCATGTATTCCATCATTCAGCTGCTGGCATGCTTCTTCACCCTTCTCTCTCCTCCCTCTACCATCATCATATCTTCACAGACC
- the LOC135614554 gene encoding probable peptide/nitrate transporter At3g43790 isoform X3 — protein sequence MAMAERAAPLLAPSEEATHHENCPGCRQDRRNQLHLGIPYREFFYVWIVALCSALPISSLYPFLYFMIRDLDIAKREEDIGFYAGFVGSAFMLGRALTSILWGMVADRYGRRPVIMISLLAVIVFNTLFGLSTRYWMAIMTRSFLGFLSGLLGPIQAYASEVCRKEYQALGLSVVDTSWAMGLVFGPAIGGFLAQPAEKYPNIFSAECLFGRFPYFLPCLCISLFSVGALIACFWLPETLHMHGESKVEDEHINVLEALSNGSNLKGYRGETKQRRLFSDQSLLKNWLLMSSIIVYCIFGLQSTAYSEIFSLWSVSNKKYGGLSFSSQEVGMVLAISGISLLVYQLVLFPHIEKHLGPINLTRAVAALLIPLLASYPFMTKLSGFILKLSVNCASSLRSIFSSTITVGLNILQNNAVSQHQRGAANGMAVTALSLFKAFAPAGAGILFSWAQNHQGVSILPACKLMHVGRYGKERRRCSHQYLHKGRHVFHHSAAGMLLHPSLSSLYHHHIFTDQGT from the exons ATGGCAATGGCGGAACGAGCCGCGCCCTTATTGGCGCCGTCGGAGGAGGCGACGCACCACGAGAACTGCCCCGGCTGCAGGCAAGACCGGCGGAACCAGCTCCATCTGGGGATTCCTTACCGCGAGTTCTTCTACGTGTGGATCGTCGCCCTCTGCTCCG ccTTACCGATATCATCATTGTATCCGTTCTTGTATTTTATG ATACGTGACTTGGATATAGCCAAAAGAGAGGAAGATATTGGTTTTTATGCAGGTTTTGTTG GATCGGCATTTATGTTAGGAAGAGCTTTGACTTCGATACTCTGGGGAATGGTGGCTGATCGCTATGGAAGGAGACCAGTTATTATGATCAGTCTTCTTGCAGt AATTGTGTTTAATACGTTATTTGGGCTTAGCACAAGATACTGGATGGCAATCATGACAAGATCTTTTCTTGGTTTCTTAAGTGGATTGCTTGGTCCGATACAG GCTTATGCCTCGGAAGTCTGCCGAAAAGAGTATCAAGCTCTAGGATTGTCAGTT GTTGACACATCTTGGGCCATGGGTTTGGTTTTTGGTCCAGCTATTGGTGGTTTTCTCGCACAG CCTGCAGAGAAATATCCAAATATATTTTCCGCGGAGTGTTTGTTTGGGAG GTTTCCTTACTTCTTACCCTGCCTCTGCATTTCACTGTTTTCAGTTGGTGCATTGATAGCCTGCTTTTGGCTTCCT GAAACTCTGCACATGCATGGTGAAAGTAAAGTGGAGGATGAACATATTAATGTCCTGGAGGCATTATCAAATGGTTCTAACTTGAAAGGATACAGAGGAGAAACTAAACAGAGACGATTGTTTTCTGATCAAAGCTTATTAAAGAATTGGTTGTTGATGTCATCAATCATTGTTTATTGTATTTTTGGACTTCAAAGTACAGCATATTCTGAG ATTTTCTCTCTATGGTCTGTGAGCAATAAAAAATATGGAGGATTGAGCTTTTCATCTCAGGAGGTGGGAATGGTACTTGCAATCTCAG GTATCAGTCTTCTGGTTTATCAATTAGTTTTGTTCCCACATATTGAGAAACATCTAGGACCAATCAATTTAACCCGTGCGGTGGCG GCTTTGTTGATACCATTGCTTGCAAGCTACCCATTCATGACAAAGTTATCTGGATTTATTCTAAAACTGTCAGTAAATTGTGCATCTTCATTGAGGAGTATTTTCTCT TCAACCATCACTGTTGGATTGAACATTCTGCAGAACAATGCCGTG TCTCAACATCAAAGAGGTGCTGCAAATGGTATGGCTGTGACTGCTCTGTCCCTGTTTAAAGCTTTTGCTCCAGCAGGTGCAGGAATTTT GTTTTCATGGGCACAAAACCATCAAGGTGTTTCCATTTTACCAG CGTGTAAGCTGATGCATGTTGGTCGATATGGCAAAGAACGGAGGAGATGTAGCCATCAGTATCTTCACAAAGGCAGGCATGTATTCCATCATTCAGCTGCTGGCATGCTTCTTCACCCTTCTCTCTCCTCCCTCTACCATCATCATATCTTCACAGACC
- the LOC135614554 gene encoding probable peptide/nitrate transporter At3g43790 isoform X4 encodes MAMAERAAPLLAPSEEATHHENCPGCRQDRRNQLHLGIPYREFFYVWIVALCSALPISSLYPFLYFMIRDLDIAKREEDIGFYAGFVGSAFMLGRALTSILWGMVADRYGRRPVIMISLLAVIVFNTLFGLSTRYWMAIMTRSFLGFLSGLLGPIQAYASEVCRKEYQALGLSVVDTSWAMGLVFGPAIGGFLAQPAEKYPNIFSAECLFGRFPYFLPCLCISLFSVGALIACFWLPETLHMHGESKVEDEHINVLEALSNGSNLKGYRGETKQRRLFSDQSLLKNWLLMSSIIVYCIFGLQSTAYSEIFSLWSVSNKKYGGLSFSSQEVGMVLAISGISLLVYQLVLFPHIEKHLGPINLTRAVAALLIPLLASYPFMTKLSGFILKLSVNCASSLRSIFSSTITVGLNILQNNAVSQHQRGAANGMAVTALSLFKAFAPAGAGILFSWAQNHQGVSILPGDYIVFFVLDMVGVVGLLLTFKPFLAQPGKKKTTVNT; translated from the exons ATGGCAATGGCGGAACGAGCCGCGCCCTTATTGGCGCCGTCGGAGGAGGCGACGCACCACGAGAACTGCCCCGGCTGCAGGCAAGACCGGCGGAACCAGCTCCATCTGGGGATTCCTTACCGCGAGTTCTTCTACGTGTGGATCGTCGCCCTCTGCTCCG ccTTACCGATATCATCATTGTATCCGTTCTTGTATTTTATG ATACGTGACTTGGATATAGCCAAAAGAGAGGAAGATATTGGTTTTTATGCAGGTTTTGTTG GATCGGCATTTATGTTAGGAAGAGCTTTGACTTCGATACTCTGGGGAATGGTGGCTGATCGCTATGGAAGGAGACCAGTTATTATGATCAGTCTTCTTGCAGt AATTGTGTTTAATACGTTATTTGGGCTTAGCACAAGATACTGGATGGCAATCATGACAAGATCTTTTCTTGGTTTCTTAAGTGGATTGCTTGGTCCGATACAG GCTTATGCCTCGGAAGTCTGCCGAAAAGAGTATCAAGCTCTAGGATTGTCAGTT GTTGACACATCTTGGGCCATGGGTTTGGTTTTTGGTCCAGCTATTGGTGGTTTTCTCGCACAG CCTGCAGAGAAATATCCAAATATATTTTCCGCGGAGTGTTTGTTTGGGAG GTTTCCTTACTTCTTACCCTGCCTCTGCATTTCACTGTTTTCAGTTGGTGCATTGATAGCCTGCTTTTGGCTTCCT GAAACTCTGCACATGCATGGTGAAAGTAAAGTGGAGGATGAACATATTAATGTCCTGGAGGCATTATCAAATGGTTCTAACTTGAAAGGATACAGAGGAGAAACTAAACAGAGACGATTGTTTTCTGATCAAAGCTTATTAAAGAATTGGTTGTTGATGTCATCAATCATTGTTTATTGTATTTTTGGACTTCAAAGTACAGCATATTCTGAG ATTTTCTCTCTATGGTCTGTGAGCAATAAAAAATATGGAGGATTGAGCTTTTCATCTCAGGAGGTGGGAATGGTACTTGCAATCTCAG GTATCAGTCTTCTGGTTTATCAATTAGTTTTGTTCCCACATATTGAGAAACATCTAGGACCAATCAATTTAACCCGTGCGGTGGCG GCTTTGTTGATACCATTGCTTGCAAGCTACCCATTCATGACAAAGTTATCTGGATTTATTCTAAAACTGTCAGTAAATTGTGCATCTTCATTGAGGAGTATTTTCTCT TCAACCATCACTGTTGGATTGAACATTCTGCAGAACAATGCCGTG TCTCAACATCAAAGAGGTGCTGCAAATGGTATGGCTGTGACTGCTCTGTCCCTGTTTAAAGCTTTTGCTCCAGCAGGTGCAGGAATTTT GTTTTCATGGGCACAAAACCATCAAGGTGTTTCCATTTTACCAG GTGACTATATTGTTTTCTTCGTCTTAGACATGGTTGGGGTCGTTGGTCTCTTATTGACCTTCAAACCCTTTCTGGCTCAACCTGGTAAGAAGAAAACCACAGTAAACACATGA